ATCAAGCGGGCGATTGCGCTGCAAACTATGAAATAACCTCCCGCTTGAGTACTGCTACAAAATCCCACAGCTCCCCATTAGCACGTGTGCCAGGAAGAATTGTCACTAACTCCCAGCCTCTAGCTCCCGCTTCATTCAGTACATCCTCAAGTTCTATTTCGTTAATCTTCCCGGCCCCGAATGTTCCTTGAGCAAAGAACTTAATCGTTTTATATTCCCACTCAC
This window of the Trichocoleus sp. FACHB-46 genome carries:
- a CDS encoding DUF4177 domain-containing protein, with protein sequence EWEYKTIKFFAQGTFGAGKINEIELEDVLNEAGARGWELVTILPGTRANGELWDFVAVLKREVIS